In the genome of Streptomyces globosus, one region contains:
- the hpnD gene encoding presqualene diphosphate synthase HpnD has protein sequence MSPTVEGSAHTTAPSAQVQAAYSYCEAVTGTQARNFAYGIRLLPADKRQAMSALYAFSRRVDDIGDGTLPPDAKLARLEETRALLGRVRSGAVDEDDTDPVAVALAHAARRFPIPLGGLDELIDGVLMDVRGETYATWDDLKTYCRCVAGAIGRLSLGVFGTTAGAGPRAEHASAYADTLGLALQLTNILRDVREDAGNGRTYLPAEDLAKFGCDPADFRTGRLPASADFAGLVHHEVRRARALFAEGYRLLPLLDRRSGACVAAMAGIYRRLLDRIEREPDAVLRGRVSLPTHEKAYVAVRGLSGLDARTITRQSTRRRTR, from the coding sequence GTGAGCCCGACCGTGGAGGGTTCCGCACACACCACCGCGCCGTCCGCGCAGGTCCAGGCTGCCTACAGCTACTGCGAGGCCGTCACCGGCACGCAGGCGCGCAACTTCGCCTACGGCATCAGGCTGCTGCCCGCCGACAAGCGGCAGGCCATGTCCGCGCTCTACGCCTTCTCCCGGCGCGTCGACGACATCGGCGACGGCACCCTGCCGCCCGACGCCAAGCTCGCCCGCCTGGAGGAGACCCGCGCCCTGCTCGGCAGGGTCCGCTCCGGCGCCGTCGACGAGGACGACACCGACCCCGTCGCGGTCGCCCTCGCCCACGCCGCCCGCCGCTTCCCCATCCCCCTCGGCGGACTCGACGAGCTCATCGACGGCGTCCTCATGGACGTCCGCGGCGAGACCTACGCCACCTGGGACGACCTGAAGACCTACTGCCGCTGCGTCGCCGGAGCCATCGGCCGGCTCTCCCTCGGCGTCTTCGGCACCACCGCCGGCGCCGGGCCCCGAGCCGAGCACGCCTCCGCATACGCCGACACCCTCGGCCTCGCCCTCCAGCTCACCAACATCCTGCGCGACGTCCGCGAGGACGCCGGCAACGGCCGCACCTACCTGCCCGCCGAGGACCTCGCCAAGTTCGGCTGCGACCCGGCCGACTTCCGCACCGGCCGGCTCCCCGCCTCCGCCGACTTCGCCGGACTCGTCCACCACGAAGTCCGCCGCGCCCGCGCCCTGTTCGCCGAGGGCTACCGGCTGCTGCCGCTCCTCGACCGCCGCAGCGGGGCCTGCGTCGCCGCGATGGCCGGCATCTACCGCCGCCTCCTCGACCGCATCGAACGCGAACCGGACGCCGTCCTCCGCGGCCGCGTCTCGCTGCCCACCCACGAGAAGGCGTACGTCGCCGTCCGCGGCCTGTCCGGCCTCGACGCGCGGACCATCACCCGCCAGAGCACGCGGAGGCGCACCCGATGA
- the hpnE gene encoding hydroxysqualene dehydroxylase HpnE, producing the protein MTPTTGSEDPARTAGRRAVVVGGGLAGTTAALELADAGLQVTLLEGRPRLGGLAFSFKRGDLTVDNGQHVYLRCCTAYRWFLDRVGGAALAPLQDRLDVPVLDVAHPRGPRLGRLRRNALPVPLHLAASLARYPHLTPAERAGVGRAALALGRLDPADPALDGIDFATWLGRHGQSPRTVEALWDLIGVATLNATADRSSLGLAAMVFKTGLLSGNGSADIGWARVPLGHLHDTLARASLDAAGVRTELRARAASLTRTADGAWQVATEDGTLDADTVVLAVPQREAHALLPPGALADPDRLLDIDTAPILNVHVVYDRKVLRQPFFAALGTPVQWVFDRTDSSGLPDGGQYLAVSQSAAQDDIDEPVSVLRAKYLPELERLLPAARGAKVRDFFVTRERTATFAPTPGVGRLRPGARTDTPGLYLAGAWTATGWPATMESAVRSGWDAAHAALTALGRHRAHPLTEAA; encoded by the coding sequence ATGACCCCCACGACCGGCTCCGAGGACCCCGCCCGCACCGCCGGCCGGCGCGCCGTCGTCGTCGGCGGCGGCCTCGCCGGCACCACCGCGGCCCTCGAACTCGCCGACGCCGGCCTGCAGGTGACCCTCCTGGAGGGCCGCCCCCGCCTCGGCGGCCTCGCGTTCTCCTTCAAGCGCGGCGACCTCACTGTCGACAACGGCCAGCACGTCTACCTCCGCTGCTGCACCGCCTACCGGTGGTTCCTCGACCGGGTCGGCGGCGCCGCCCTCGCCCCGCTCCAGGACCGGCTCGACGTCCCCGTCCTCGACGTCGCCCACCCCCGCGGCCCCCGCCTCGGCCGGCTGCGCCGCAACGCCCTGCCGGTCCCCCTGCACCTGGCGGCCTCCCTCGCCCGCTACCCGCACCTCACGCCCGCCGAACGCGCCGGAGTCGGCCGCGCCGCCCTCGCCCTGGGCCGCCTCGACCCCGCCGACCCGGCCCTCGACGGCATCGACTTCGCGACCTGGCTGGGCCGCCACGGGCAGAGCCCGCGCACCGTCGAGGCCCTGTGGGACCTCATCGGCGTCGCCACCCTCAACGCCACCGCCGACCGCTCCTCCCTCGGCCTGGCCGCCATGGTCTTCAAGACCGGCCTGCTCTCCGGCAACGGCTCCGCCGACATCGGCTGGGCCCGCGTCCCCCTCGGCCACCTGCACGACACCCTCGCCCGCGCGTCCCTCGACGCCGCCGGCGTCCGCACCGAACTGCGCGCCCGCGCCGCCTCGCTCACCCGCACCGCGGACGGCGCCTGGCAGGTCGCCACCGAGGACGGCACCCTCGACGCGGACACCGTCGTCCTCGCCGTCCCCCAGCGCGAGGCCCACGCACTGCTCCCGCCCGGCGCCCTCGCCGACCCCGACCGGCTCCTCGACATCGACACCGCCCCCATCCTCAACGTCCACGTCGTCTACGACCGCAAGGTGCTCCGGCAGCCCTTCTTCGCCGCCCTCGGCACCCCCGTCCAGTGGGTGTTCGACCGCACCGACTCCTCCGGACTGCCCGACGGCGGCCAGTACCTCGCCGTCTCCCAGTCCGCCGCCCAGGACGACATCGACGAACCGGTCTCCGTGCTGCGCGCCAAGTACCTCCCCGAGCTGGAGCGCCTCCTGCCCGCCGCACGGGGCGCGAAGGTACGGGACTTCTTCGTGACCCGGGAGCGGACCGCCACGTTCGCCCCCACCCCCGGCGTCGGCCGGCTCCGCCCCGGCGCGCGGACCGACACGCCGGGCCTCTATCTCGCCGGTGCGTGGACCGCCACCGGCTGGCCCGCGACCATGGAGAGTGCCGTCCGGAGCGGATGGGACGCGGCGCACGCCGCCCTCACCGCGCTCGGCCGCCACCGCGCCCACCCCCTGACGGAGGCGGCATGA
- a CDS encoding polyprenyl synthetase family protein — protein MNPGNPAVENTDAGKGAAQAAAADTLALLERGRTLSTPVLRAAVDRLAAPMDTVAAYHFGWIDAHGNPADGDGGKAVRPALALLSAEAAGAPAEVGIPGAVAVELVHNFSLLHDDLMDGDEQRRHRDTVWKVHGPAQAILVGDALFALANEILLELGTVEAGRATRRLTTATRKLIDGQAQDISYEHRERVSVEECLEMEGNKTGALLACAVSIGAVLGGADDRTADKLEEYGYHLGLAFQAVDDLLGIWGDPESTGKQTWSDLRQRKKSLPVVAALAAGGPAAEELGELLAADAKSNDFENFSEEEFAARAALIEAAGGRAWTAEEARRQHAVAIRALDGVDMPQRVRDQLTALADFVVVRKK, from the coding sequence GTGAACCCGGGGAACCCGGCTGTCGAGAACACGGATGCCGGCAAGGGAGCCGCGCAGGCGGCCGCGGCGGACACGCTCGCCCTCCTGGAGCGCGGGCGCACGCTGTCCACCCCCGTGCTCCGCGCCGCGGTCGACCGGCTCGCCGCGCCCATGGACACCGTCGCCGCCTACCACTTCGGCTGGATCGACGCCCACGGCAACCCGGCGGACGGCGACGGCGGCAAGGCCGTCCGCCCCGCCCTCGCCCTGCTGTCCGCCGAGGCCGCCGGCGCCCCCGCCGAGGTCGGCATCCCCGGCGCCGTGGCCGTCGAACTCGTCCACAACTTCTCGCTGCTGCACGACGACCTGATGGACGGCGACGAGCAGCGCCGCCACCGCGACACCGTCTGGAAGGTCCACGGCCCCGCCCAGGCCATCCTCGTCGGCGACGCCCTCTTCGCCCTCGCCAACGAGATCCTGCTGGAGCTCGGCACCGTCGAGGCCGGCCGCGCCACCCGCCGCCTGACGACGGCCACCCGCAAGCTCATCGACGGGCAGGCGCAGGACATCTCCTACGAGCACCGCGAGCGCGTGAGCGTCGAGGAGTGCCTGGAGATGGAGGGCAACAAGACCGGCGCCCTCCTCGCCTGCGCCGTCTCCATCGGTGCCGTCCTCGGCGGCGCCGACGACCGCACCGCCGACAAGCTGGAGGAGTACGGCTACCACCTCGGCCTCGCCTTCCAGGCCGTCGACGACCTCCTCGGCATCTGGGGCGACCCCGAGTCCACCGGCAAGCAGACCTGGAGCGACCTGCGGCAGCGCAAGAAGTCCCTCCCGGTCGTCGCCGCCCTCGCCGCGGGCGGCCCCGCCGCCGAGGAACTCGGCGAACTCCTCGCCGCCGACGCCAAGAGCAACGACTTCGAGAACTTCTCCGAGGAGGAGTTCGCCGCCCGCGCCGCCCTCATCGAAGCGGCCGGCGGCCGCGCCTGGACCGCGGAGGAGGCGCGCCGCCAGCACGCCGTCGCCATCCGGGCCCTCGACGGCGTCGACATGCCCCAGCGGGTCCGCGACCAGCTGACCGCCCTCGCCGACTTCGTCGTCGTACGCAAGAAGTGA
- the shc gene encoding squalene--hopene cyclase, producing MTATTDGTGSRDADPEDTTTAPPPAGTARTGLRAGSRTGNRGGAGRTAPARPAGADLPQPAGPPGVHDAAARAVRHLLDRQDPAGWWKGDLETNVTMDAEDLLLRQFLGIRDEATTAAAARHIRGGQRADGTWATFHDGPPDLSATVEAYVALRLAGDAPDAPHMARASAWIRAHGGIAAARVFTRIWLALFGWWSWDHLPELPPELVFLPPWVPLNIYDFGCWARQTIVPLTVVSALRPVRPGPFALDELHTDARRPVPPRTYAPLATWDGLFQRMDRALHLYRRFAPRPLRQAAMDAAARWIIERQENDGCWGGIQPPAVYSLIALHLLGYDLGHPVMRAGLDSLDRFAVWREDTAPGPDGLPAGPAPVRMVEACQSPVWDTCLAAIALADAGLPPDHPALVKAADWMLGEEITRTGDWAVRRPGLAPGGWAFEFHNDNYPDIDDTAEVVLALRRVAHPDPDRLDAAVDRAVTWTLGMQSGDGAWAAFDADNTSTLPNRLPFCDFGEVVDPPSADVTAHVVEMLAAEGRAHDPRTRRGITWLLDRQEPDGSWFGRWGTNYVYGTGSVLPALAAAGIPASHPAVRRAVAWLESVQNDDGGWGEDQRSYQDPRTWAGRGASTPSQTAWALMALLAAGERGSKAVERGIAHLVRTQLPDGTWDEPHFTGTGFPWDFSINYHLYRHVFPLTALGRYLYGDPFTPGTH from the coding sequence ATGACAGCGACGACCGACGGCACCGGCTCCCGGGACGCCGATCCGGAGGACACCACCACGGCCCCGCCGCCCGCCGGCACGGCCCGTACCGGCCTGCGCGCCGGCTCCCGCACGGGCAACCGGGGCGGGGCCGGCCGCACCGCCCCCGCCCGCCCCGCCGGAGCGGACCTCCCGCAGCCCGCCGGGCCGCCCGGCGTCCACGACGCCGCCGCGCGGGCCGTGCGCCACCTCCTCGACCGGCAGGACCCGGCCGGCTGGTGGAAGGGCGACCTGGAGACCAACGTCACCATGGACGCCGAGGACCTGCTGCTGCGCCAGTTCCTCGGCATCCGCGACGAGGCCACCACCGCGGCCGCCGCCCGCCACATCCGCGGCGGCCAGCGCGCCGACGGCACCTGGGCCACCTTCCACGACGGCCCCCCCGACCTGTCCGCCACCGTCGAGGCGTACGTCGCCCTGCGCCTGGCCGGCGACGCACCCGACGCCCCCCACATGGCCCGCGCCTCCGCCTGGATCCGCGCCCACGGCGGCATCGCCGCCGCCCGCGTCTTCACCCGGATCTGGCTCGCCCTCTTCGGCTGGTGGAGCTGGGACCACCTGCCCGAACTCCCGCCCGAACTGGTCTTCCTGCCGCCCTGGGTGCCGCTGAACATCTACGACTTCGGCTGCTGGGCCCGGCAGACCATCGTCCCGCTGACGGTCGTCTCGGCGCTCCGCCCCGTCCGCCCCGGGCCCTTCGCCCTGGACGAGCTCCACACCGACGCGCGCCGGCCCGTCCCTCCCCGCACCTACGCCCCCCTCGCCACCTGGGACGGGCTCTTCCAGCGCATGGACCGGGCCCTGCACCTCTACCGCCGGTTCGCGCCGCGCCCGCTGCGCCAGGCGGCCATGGACGCCGCCGCCCGCTGGATCATCGAACGGCAGGAGAACGACGGCTGCTGGGGCGGCATCCAGCCCCCGGCCGTCTACTCCCTGATCGCCCTCCACCTCCTCGGCTACGACCTCGGGCACCCCGTGATGCGGGCCGGCCTGGACTCCCTGGACCGCTTCGCCGTCTGGCGCGAGGACACCGCCCCCGGACCCGACGGCCTCCCCGCCGGCCCCGCACCCGTCCGCATGGTCGAGGCCTGCCAGTCCCCGGTCTGGGACACCTGCCTCGCCGCGATCGCCCTCGCGGACGCAGGCCTGCCCCCCGACCACCCGGCCCTCGTCAAGGCCGCCGACTGGATGCTCGGCGAGGAGATCACCCGCACCGGCGACTGGGCCGTCCGCAGACCCGGACTCGCCCCCGGAGGCTGGGCGTTCGAGTTCCACAACGACAACTACCCCGACATCGACGACACCGCCGAAGTGGTCCTGGCCCTGCGCCGCGTCGCCCACCCCGACCCCGACCGCCTGGACGCCGCAGTCGACCGCGCCGTCACCTGGACCCTCGGCATGCAGTCCGGCGACGGCGCCTGGGCCGCCTTCGACGCCGACAACACCAGCACCCTGCCCAACCGGCTGCCCTTCTGCGACTTCGGGGAGGTCGTCGACCCGCCCTCCGCCGACGTCACCGCCCATGTCGTCGAGATGCTCGCCGCCGAGGGCCGCGCCCACGACCCGCGCACCCGCCGCGGCATCACCTGGCTCCTCGACCGGCAGGAGCCCGACGGGAGCTGGTTCGGCCGCTGGGGCACCAACTACGTCTACGGCACCGGCTCCGTCCTCCCGGCCCTCGCCGCCGCCGGAATCCCCGCCTCCCACCCCGCCGTCCGGCGCGCCGTCGCCTGGCTGGAGTCCGTACAGAACGACGACGGCGGCTGGGGCGAGGACCAGCGCTCCTACCAGGACCCCCGGACCTGGGCCGGACGCGGAGCCTCCACCCCCTCGCAGACCGCCTGGGCGCTGATGGCGCTCCTGGCCGCCGGGGAGCGCGGCAGCAAGGCCGTCGAACGCGGCATCGCCCACCTCGTGCGCACCCAGCTCCCCGACGGCACCTGGGACGAGCCGCACTTCACGGGCACCGGCTTCCCCTGGGACTTCTCCATCAACTACCACCTCTACCGGCACGTGTTCCCGCTCACCGCCCTCGGCCGCTACCTGTACGGGGACCCCTTCACGCCCGGGACGCACTGA
- a CDS encoding 1-hydroxy-2-methyl-2-butenyl 4-diphosphate reductase codes for MPAAARPGAPAAAPLLVACALRIERAALGGGRGAPPGTTVLRTGMGPRAAERAVVRALAAPELAGAAVLATGFCAGLVPGMHPGDLVVAEEARDPRGTVACTGVSRLAEALARAAPDRTVHTGVLTGSDHVVRGQERARLRAGGAIGVDMESAATLWAASRAAGADGAIRPVAAVRVVVDAPEHELVRIGTLRGGISAFRVLRALLPAFHDWHRSSPLPRR; via the coding sequence ATGCCCGCAGCCGCCCGGCCCGGCGCCCCCGCGGCCGCCCCGCTGCTCGTCGCCTGCGCCCTGCGCATCGAGCGGGCCGCCCTCGGCGGCGGACGGGGGGCACCGCCCGGCACCACCGTCCTGCGCACCGGGATGGGGCCGCGGGCCGCCGAGCGGGCCGTCGTACGGGCCCTGGCGGCGCCGGAGCTGGCCGGCGCGGCCGTCCTCGCCACCGGCTTCTGCGCCGGGCTCGTCCCCGGCATGCACCCCGGCGACCTCGTCGTCGCCGAGGAGGCCCGCGACCCCCGGGGAACCGTCGCCTGCACCGGCGTTTCCCGGCTCGCGGAGGCGCTGGCCCGCGCCGCACCCGACCGCACCGTGCACACCGGGGTCCTGACCGGCTCCGACCACGTCGTCCGCGGGCAGGAGCGGGCCCGGCTGCGCGCCGGGGGCGCCATCGGCGTCGACATGGAGTCGGCGGCCACCCTGTGGGCCGCGAGCCGGGCCGCCGGCGCGGACGGCGCGATCCGCCCCGTTGCGGCCGTCCGGGTGGTCGTGGACGCCCCGGAGCACGAGCTCGTCCGCATCGGCACCCTCCGCGGTGGAATATCGGCCTTCCGTGTACTGCGTGCCCTACTGCCTGCTTTTCACGACTGGCACCGTTCTTCGCCGCTCCCCAGGAGGTGA
- the hpnH gene encoding adenosyl-hopene transferase HpnH produces MAMPLRQSIRVGTYLLEQKLRKRDKFPLIVELEPLYACNLACEGCGKIQHPAGVLKQRMPVAQAVGAVLESGAPMVSIAGGEPLMHPQIDEIVRQLTARRKYVFLCTNALLLRKKIAKFAPSPYFAFAVHIDGLRERHDESVAKEGVFDEAVEAIREAKRRGFRVTTNSTFFNTDTPQTVIEVLNYLNDDLQVDEMMISPAYAYEKAPDQEHFLGVDQTRELFRKAFAGGNRRRWRLNHSPLFLDFLEGRADFPCTAWAIPNYSLFGWQRPCYLMSDGYVPTYRELVEETDWSRYGRGKDPRCANCMAHCGYEPTAVLATMGSLKESLRAARETLGGSRAGRR; encoded by the coding sequence ATGGCCATGCCGCTGCGACAGTCCATCAGGGTCGGGACCTATCTGCTCGAACAGAAGCTCCGCAAGCGCGACAAGTTCCCCCTGATCGTCGAGTTGGAGCCGCTCTACGCCTGCAACCTGGCCTGTGAGGGCTGCGGGAAGATCCAGCACCCGGCGGGGGTGCTCAAACAGCGCATGCCGGTCGCCCAGGCGGTCGGAGCCGTCCTGGAGTCCGGGGCGCCGATGGTGTCCATCGCGGGCGGGGAGCCGCTGATGCACCCGCAGATCGACGAGATCGTCCGCCAGTTGACAGCCCGCCGCAAGTACGTCTTCCTGTGCACGAACGCGCTGCTGCTCCGCAAGAAGATCGCCAAGTTCGCCCCGTCCCCCTACTTCGCCTTCGCCGTGCACATCGACGGGCTGCGCGAGCGCCACGACGAGTCCGTGGCCAAGGAGGGCGTCTTCGACGAGGCCGTCGAGGCCATCAGGGAGGCGAAGAGGCGCGGGTTCCGGGTGACGACGAACTCCACGTTCTTCAACACCGACACCCCGCAGACGGTCATCGAGGTGCTGAACTACCTCAACGACGACCTCCAGGTCGACGAAATGATGATCTCACCTGCCTACGCCTACGAAAAGGCACCCGACCAGGAGCACTTCCTGGGCGTCGACCAGACCAGAGAACTCTTCAGGAAGGCCTTCGCAGGCGGAAACCGCCGCCGCTGGCGCCTCAACCACTCGCCGCTCTTCCTGGACTTCCTGGAGGGCCGGGCCGATTTCCCCTGCACCGCCTGGGCCATTCCCAATTACTCCCTCTTCGGCTGGCAGCGCCCCTGCTACCTGATGAGCGACGGGTACGTGCCCACCTACCGGGAGCTGGTCGAGGAGACCGACTGGAGCAGGTACGGCCGCGGCAAGGACCCGCGGTGCGCGAACTGCATGGCGCACTGCGGCTACGAGCCGACCGCCGTCCTCGCCACCATGGGCTCGCTGAAGGAGTCGCTGCGCGCGGCCCGCGAGACGCTCGGCGGCAGCCGGGCCGGCCGGCGGTGA
- a CDS encoding aspartate aminotransferase family protein, with amino-acid sequence MTGGAGSGFDLRALLAERGAEGYELHARHLNPQLPRMLHTIGFDRVYERAEGAHFWDAEGNDHLDMLAGFGVMGLGRHHPVVRRALHDVLDAGLADLTRFDCPPLPGLLAERLLSYSPHLDRVFFGNSGTEAVETALKFARYATGRPRVLYCDHAFHGLTAGALSVNGERGFRNGFAPLLPDTRIPLGDLAALERELLRGDVAAFVVEPVQGKGVHAAPPGFLAAAQELLHRHKALLIADEVQTGIGRTGDFYAYQHEPGVEPDLVCVAKALSGGYVPVGATLGRDWIFRKVYSSMDRVLVHSASFGSNAQAMAAGLAVLAVMEDEQLVARARAMGELLRGRLAALVGDYELLHEVRGRGLMIGIEFGRPSSLGLRSRWTVLQAARKGLFAQMVVVPLLRRHRILTQVSGDRLEVIKLIPPLVIDEADVDRFVGAFREVMDEAHDGGGLMWEFGRTLVRQAAGGS; translated from the coding sequence GTGACCGGGGGAGCGGGCTCCGGTTTCGACCTGCGGGCCCTGCTGGCCGAGCGCGGCGCCGAGGGGTACGAGCTGCACGCGCGCCACCTCAACCCGCAACTGCCCCGGATGCTGCACACCATCGGCTTCGACAGGGTCTACGAGCGGGCCGAGGGCGCCCATTTCTGGGACGCCGAGGGCAACGACCACCTGGACATGCTGGCCGGGTTCGGGGTCATGGGGCTCGGCCGCCACCACCCGGTGGTGCGCCGGGCGCTGCACGACGTCCTCGACGCCGGACTCGCCGACCTGACCCGCTTCGACTGCCCGCCGCTGCCGGGCCTGCTCGCGGAGCGGCTGCTCTCGTACAGCCCCCACCTGGACCGCGTCTTCTTCGGCAACAGCGGCACCGAGGCCGTCGAGACCGCCCTGAAGTTCGCCCGGTACGCCACCGGGCGGCCCAGGGTCCTCTACTGCGACCACGCCTTCCACGGGCTGACGGCCGGCGCGCTGTCGGTCAACGGGGAGCGCGGCTTCCGCAACGGCTTCGCGCCACTGCTGCCCGACACCCGGATCCCGCTCGGCGACCTGGCCGCCCTGGAGCGGGAGCTGCTCCGGGGGGACGTGGCCGCGTTCGTCGTCGAGCCCGTCCAGGGCAAGGGCGTGCACGCCGCCCCGCCGGGCTTCCTGGCCGCCGCCCAGGAGCTGCTGCACCGGCACAAGGCGCTGCTCATCGCCGACGAGGTGCAGACCGGCATCGGACGTACCGGCGACTTCTACGCGTACCAGCACGAGCCGGGTGTCGAACCGGACCTGGTGTGCGTCGCCAAGGCGCTGTCCGGGGGGTACGTCCCCGTCGGCGCAACCCTGGGCCGGGACTGGATCTTCCGCAAGGTGTACTCCTCCATGGACCGGGTGCTCGTCCACTCCGCCAGCTTCGGCTCCAACGCGCAGGCGATGGCGGCCGGGCTCGCCGTGCTCGCCGTCATGGAGGACGAGCAGCTGGTGGCCCGCGCCCGTGCGATGGGCGAGCTGCTGCGCGGGCGGCTCGCCGCGCTCGTCGGCGACTACGAGCTGCTGCACGAGGTGCGGGGGCGGGGCCTGATGATCGGCATCGAGTTCGGGCGGCCGTCGTCGCTGGGGCTGCGCAGCCGGTGGACGGTGCTCCAGGCCGCCCGCAAGGGGCTCTTCGCCCAGATGGTCGTGGTGCCGCTGCTGCGCAGGCACCGGATCCTGACCCAGGTGTCGGGGGACCGCCTGGAGGTCATCAAGCTGATTCCGCCGCTGGTGATCGACGAGGCGGACGTCGACCGGTTCGTCGGGGCCTTCCGCGAGGTCATGGACGAGGCGCACGACGGGGGCGGGCTGATGTGGGAGTTCGGCCGGACGCTCGTCAGGCAGGCGGCCGGGGGGAGCTGA
- a CDS encoding tyrosine-protein phosphatase encodes MTQQIPAPPPAGPAPEPQLAGVRNFRDVGGLPTLDGRRVRSGRLYRSGHLAHATETDTEFLESLGLHTVFDFRNAVDQALEGPDIPLAGVRNLNIPLSDPAAGADFWSMVRDGDTEQLRGILGDGRAAARMTASYRAMVVERTAEHGRVLHALAEDSVPALMHCAAGKDRAGVAVAVTLLALGVEREAILADYLESNAPHRRYRVRPGSGIPEARSPEATELLAPLFDARAAYLAAAFDTIDAHWGGTDRYLTEGLRLAPATLDRLRDRLLA; translated from the coding sequence GTGACCCAGCAGATACCCGCGCCCCCTCCGGCCGGACCGGCGCCCGAGCCGCAACTGGCCGGCGTACGCAACTTCCGCGACGTGGGCGGCCTCCCGACCCTCGACGGACGCCGGGTCAGGTCGGGACGACTCTACCGAAGCGGACATCTGGCGCATGCCACCGAAACCGATACAGAGTTCCTCGAATCACTGGGCCTGCACACCGTCTTCGACTTCCGCAACGCCGTCGACCAGGCCCTGGAGGGGCCCGACATCCCGCTCGCCGGCGTGCGCAACCTGAACATTCCGCTCTCCGACCCGGCCGCCGGCGCGGACTTCTGGTCGATGGTGCGCGACGGCGACACCGAGCAGCTCCGCGGCATCCTCGGCGACGGCAGGGCCGCCGCGCGGATGACCGCCTCCTACCGCGCGATGGTCGTGGAGCGCACCGCCGAGCACGGCCGGGTACTGCACGCGCTGGCCGAGGACAGCGTCCCGGCGCTCATGCACTGCGCCGCAGGCAAGGACCGGGCCGGGGTGGCGGTCGCCGTCACGCTCCTCGCACTGGGGGTGGAGCGGGAGGCGATCCTGGCGGACTACCTGGAGTCGAACGCCCCGCACCGCCGCTACCGCGTGCGCCCCGGCAGCGGCATCCCCGAGGCCCGCTCCCCCGAGGCGACGGAACTGCTCGCGCCGCTCTTCGACGCCCGCGCCGCGTACCTGGCCGCGGCCTTCGACACCATCGACGCGCACTGGGGCGGCACCGACCGCTACCTGACCGAGGGCCTGCGCCTGGCCCCCGCCACCCTGGACCGCCTCCGCGACCGGCTGCTCGCCTGA
- a CDS encoding M23 family metallopeptidase, with the protein MPAKGKHRRPKSRSIARGFAAAGTGGAALALPLVGAAGAHAAPAAAPHAPSAVQAQPIAAAPAAAPAPAVYTVVPGDCLSTIAADRGVEGGWQQLYADNREAVGADPSLIHPGLRLSLGAPGGAGAAAPAQAAKPAGKPAAAPKKQAPAPAAAAAAGQRTAKAAADRQAAAPKASAPKAAAPVAAGAFVAPVGGGVSTAYRMSGAMWSSGYHTGVDFIASSGTQVRAVGAGTVVSAGWGGAYGNEVVIRHADGKYSQYAHLSQLSVTAGQSVTAGQGIGLSGSTGNSTGPHLHFEIRTGQSYGSDIDPIAYLRSKGVTI; encoded by the coding sequence ATGCCGGCCAAGGGCAAGCACCGCCGTCCGAAGTCCCGCTCGATAGCCCGGGGCTTCGCCGCCGCCGGAACCGGGGGCGCCGCGCTCGCGCTCCCGCTCGTCGGCGCCGCCGGCGCCCACGCGGCTCCCGCCGCCGCCCCGCACGCCCCCTCGGCGGTGCAGGCGCAGCCCATTGCCGCCGCACCGGCCGCCGCCCCCGCCCCTGCCGTGTACACCGTCGTGCCGGGGGACTGCCTCTCCACCATCGCCGCGGACCGGGGCGTCGAGGGCGGCTGGCAGCAGCTGTACGCCGACAACCGGGAGGCCGTCGGCGCCGACCCGTCGCTGATCCACCCCGGCCTCCGGCTCAGCCTCGGCGCGCCGGGCGGCGCCGGCGCCGCGGCGCCGGCCCAGGCCGCAAAGCCCGCCGGCAAGCCCGCCGCCGCGCCGAAGAAGCAGGCCCCGGCCCCGGCGGCAGCAGCCGCCGCCGGCCAGCGCACCGCCAAGGCCGCAGCCGACCGGCAGGCCGCCGCCCCGAAGGCGTCCGCCCCGAAGGCCGCCGCACCCGTCGCCGCCGGCGCCTTCGTCGCCCCCGTCGGCGGCGGCGTCTCCACCGCGTACAGGATGTCCGGCGCCATGTGGTCCAGCGGCTACCACACCGGCGTCGACTTCATCGCAAGCTCCGGCACCCAGGTGCGCGCCGTCGGCGCCGGCACCGTCGTCTCCGCCGGCTGGGGAGGCGCGTACGGCAACGAGGTCGTCATCCGGCACGCCGACGGCAAGTACTCCCAGTACGCCCACCTCTCCCAGCTGTCCGTGACCGCCGGCCAGAGCGTCACCGCCGGCCAGGGCATCGGCCTCTCCGGCTCCACCGGCAACTCCACCGGCCCGCACCTCCACTTCGAGATCCGCACCGGCCAGTCCTACGGCTCCGACATCGATCCGATCGCCTACCTCCGCTCCAAGGGCGTCACCATCTGA